A single Osmerus mordax isolate fOsmMor3 chromosome 7, fOsmMor3.pri, whole genome shotgun sequence DNA region contains:
- the LOC136945437 gene encoding calcium-responsive transactivator-like isoform X2 codes for MSVAFSSARPRSKGEVTQQTIQKMLDENHHLIQCIMDYQSKGKTAECTQYQQILHRNLVYLATIADSNQNMQSLLPAPPTPNMGMGPAGMVQGGGSALHSQSNLNDNMTSGLPSTSMMQSQMSNGPGHASMQQQSAPTPIPTPTPASGYSHPVPSSQGSMIQGPGYASSSSSSSSSSSSRSNLNMQSNPVSMMHQPSATPHYSSSQAGGQHYQGQQTMGMMAQGSQGNSMMAQRPMGSYRPSQQGSAWQYTGQDACYGEQYGQTQSSSERINQQYYPDGHGEYSYQQSSYSEQGYERSFDESSQHYYEGGNPQYSQQQQAQYQQGSGQQQPFSQQQYPSQQGYSGQTQGYGSGQGGSSQYSQYQQGQGQQYSSYRSSQAAPGPQTQRPYTYEQGQYGNYQQ; via the exons ATGTCGGTGGCGTTTTCATCAGCGCGCCCAAGGAGTAAAGGCGAGGTGACACAACAAACGATTCAAAAG ATGCTGGATGAGAATCATCATCTAATACAATGCATAATGGACTATCAGAGTAAAGGAAAAACCGCAGAATGCACACA GTATCAACAGATCTTGCATAGAAACTTGGTGTACCTGGCCACCATAGCGGATTCCAATCAGAACATGCAGTCACTGCTACCCGCG CCTCCCACTCCAAACATGGGCATGGGTCCGGCGGGGATGGTCCAGGGGGGCGGCAGTGCCCTCCACTCCCAGAGCAACCTCAATGACAACATGACTTCTGGACTGCCTTCCACCTCAATGATGCAGAGTCAGATGAGCAACG GCCCCGGCCACGCCTCCATGCAGCAGCAGTCTG CCCCAACCCCGATCCCGACCCCAACCCCGGCCTCCGGTTACAGCCACCCTGTGCCCTCTTCCCAGGGCAGCATGATCCAGGGCCCAGGCTacgcttcctcttcctcctcttcctcctcctcttcctcctcccgcaGCAACCTCAACATGCAGTCCAACCCAG tctccatGATGCACCAGCCTTCTGCCACACCCCATTACTCCTCCTCCCAGGCCGGGGGCCAACACTATCAGGGACAGCAGACCATGGGCATGATGGCCCAAGGTAGCCAAGGCAACAGCATGATGGCCCAGAGGCCCATGGGATCCTATCGACCCTCACAGCAAG GATCTGCATGGCAGTACACGGGACAAGACGCGTGCTACGGCGAGCAGTACGGACAAACTCAGAGCTCCAGCGAGCGCATTAACCAGCAGTATTACCCTGATG GTCATGGAGAATACTCATACCAGCAGTCTTCGTATAGTGAACAGGGCTATGAGAGGTCCTTCGACGAGTCCTCACAACACTACTACGAAGGAG GTAACCCTCAGTACAgtcagcagcagcaggcccagTACCAGCAGGGCTCAGGCCAACAGCAACCCTTCAGCCAACAGCAGTACCCCTCTCAACAGGGCTACAGTGGTCAGACACAGGGCTATG GTTCAGGTCAGGGCGGGTCTTCCCAGTACTCCCAGTATcagcagggtcagggtcagcagTACAGCTCATACCGCTCCTCCCAGGCTGCTCCGGGTCCACAGACACAGAGGCCCTACACCTACGAACAG GGTCAGTATGGAAACTATCAGCAATAA
- the LOC136945439 gene encoding proteasome subunit alpha type-7-B-like, translated as MSYDRAITVFSPDGHLFQVEYAQEAVKKGSTAVGIRGKNIVVLGVEKKSTAKLQDDRTVRKICALDDNVFMAFAGLTADARIVINRARLECQSHRLTVEDPVTVEYITRFISTIKQRYTQSNGRRPFGISSLIMGFDFDGTPHLYQTDPSGTYHAWKANCIGRSAKTVREFLEKKYNAENMESDTEVIKLVIKALLEVLQAGAKNMEVAIMKRDEALKILTPEEVEEHIVAIEKEGAEQPKKKGTI; from the exons ATGAGCTACGATCGTGCCATCACAGTTTTCTCACCTGATGGACACCTGTTTCAGGTGGAATACGCACAAGAGGCTGTTAAAAAAGGTTCAACTGCT GTTGGAATACGAGGCAAGAATATAGTTGTTCTGGGAGTGGAGAAAAAATCTACCGCCAAACTTCAAGATGATAGGACAGTGCGAAAAATCTGCGCCTTGGACGACAATGTCTTCATGGCATTTGCCG GGTTGACAGCAGATGCCAGGATCGTCATTAACAGGGCCAGACTTGAGTGTCAGAGTCACAGACTCACTGTGGAAGATCCAGTCACAGTGGAGTACATCACACGCTTCATATCCACTATTAAACAG CGGTACACCCAAAGCAATGGACGGAGACCATTTGGGATCTCCTCTCTCATTATGGGGTTTGATTTTGATGGAACTCCACATCTGTATCAGACAGACCCCTCAGGAACCTACCATGCCTGGAAG GCAAATTGCATTGGAAGATCTGCAAAGACTGTGCGTGAGTTTCTGGAAAAGAAATATAATGCTGAGAACATGGAGTCTGACACGGAGGTCATTAAGCTGGTTATCAAAGCGTTGCTTGAG GTTCTCCAAGCAGGTGCAAAAAACATGGAGGTGGCCATTATGAAGCGTGATGAAGCATTGAAG ATTCTAACCCCAGAGGAAGTTGAGGAGCATATTGTTGCCattgagaaagagggagcagaGCAGCCGAAGAAAAAAGGGACCATTTGA
- the LOC136945437 gene encoding calcium-responsive transactivator-like isoform X1 translates to MSVAFSSARPRSKGEVTQQTIQKMLDENHHLIQCIMDYQSKGKTAECTQYQQILHRNLVYLATIADSNQNMQSLLPAPPTPNMGMGPAGMVQGGGSALHSQSNLNDNMTSGLPSTSMMQSQMSNGPGHASMQQQSGQTQSAVTSTSLSLPPGSHGGSAPTPIPTPTPASGYSHPVPSSQGSMIQGPGYASSSSSSSSSSSSRSNLNMQSNPVSMMHQPSATPHYSSSQAGGQHYQGQQTMGMMAQGSQGNSMMAQRPMGSYRPSQQGSAWQYTGQDACYGEQYGQTQSSSERINQQYYPDGHGEYSYQQSSYSEQGYERSFDESSQHYYEGGNPQYSQQQQAQYQQGSGQQQPFSQQQYPSQQGYSGQTQGYGSGQGGSSQYSQYQQGQGQQYSSYRSSQAAPGPQTQRPYTYEQGQYGNYQQ, encoded by the exons ATGTCGGTGGCGTTTTCATCAGCGCGCCCAAGGAGTAAAGGCGAGGTGACACAACAAACGATTCAAAAG ATGCTGGATGAGAATCATCATCTAATACAATGCATAATGGACTATCAGAGTAAAGGAAAAACCGCAGAATGCACACA GTATCAACAGATCTTGCATAGAAACTTGGTGTACCTGGCCACCATAGCGGATTCCAATCAGAACATGCAGTCACTGCTACCCGCG CCTCCCACTCCAAACATGGGCATGGGTCCGGCGGGGATGGTCCAGGGGGGCGGCAGTGCCCTCCACTCCCAGAGCAACCTCAATGACAACATGACTTCTGGACTGCCTTCCACCTCAATGATGCAGAGTCAGATGAGCAACG GCCCCGGCCACGCCTCCATGCAGCAGCAGTCTGGTCAGACGCAGTCGGCTGTGACCTCCACGTCCCTGAGCCTGCCGCCCGGCAGCCACGGTGGCTCAGCCCCAACCCCGATCCCGACCCCAACCCCGGCCTCCGGTTACAGCCACCCTGTGCCCTCTTCCCAGGGCAGCATGATCCAGGGCCCAGGCTacgcttcctcttcctcctcttcctcctcctcttcctcctcccgcaGCAACCTCAACATGCAGTCCAACCCAG tctccatGATGCACCAGCCTTCTGCCACACCCCATTACTCCTCCTCCCAGGCCGGGGGCCAACACTATCAGGGACAGCAGACCATGGGCATGATGGCCCAAGGTAGCCAAGGCAACAGCATGATGGCCCAGAGGCCCATGGGATCCTATCGACCCTCACAGCAAG GATCTGCATGGCAGTACACGGGACAAGACGCGTGCTACGGCGAGCAGTACGGACAAACTCAGAGCTCCAGCGAGCGCATTAACCAGCAGTATTACCCTGATG GTCATGGAGAATACTCATACCAGCAGTCTTCGTATAGTGAACAGGGCTATGAGAGGTCCTTCGACGAGTCCTCACAACACTACTACGAAGGAG GTAACCCTCAGTACAgtcagcagcagcaggcccagTACCAGCAGGGCTCAGGCCAACAGCAACCCTTCAGCCAACAGCAGTACCCCTCTCAACAGGGCTACAGTGGTCAGACACAGGGCTATG GTTCAGGTCAGGGCGGGTCTTCCCAGTACTCCCAGTATcagcagggtcagggtcagcagTACAGCTCATACCGCTCCTCCCAGGCTGCTCCGGGTCCACAGACACAGAGGCCCTACACCTACGAACAG GGTCAGTATGGAAACTATCAGCAATAA